From Rutidosis leptorrhynchoides isolate AG116_Rl617_1_P2 chromosome 3, CSIRO_AGI_Rlap_v1, whole genome shotgun sequence, a single genomic window includes:
- the LOC139897219 gene encoding uncharacterized protein, with translation MTSALRQLAYGTAADMFDEYLKMSEQTSIIYLDNFCKCIIHLYKERYMRSPNAYDVERLYSKHEEKHGFKGMLGSIDCMHWEWKNCSVALKGQYTRADRKKPTIMLEAVASYDLWI, from the coding sequence ATGACTTCGGCTCTACGTCAGTTGGCGTATGGAACCGCCGCCGATATGTTTGATGAATACTTAAAAATGAGTGAGCAAACCTCAATAATTTATTTAGACAACTTTTGTAAATGTATTATTCATTTATACAAAGAACGTTACATGAGATCTCCCAATGCATACGATGTTGAACGATTATATAGTAAACATGAGGAGAAACATGGTTTTAAGGGTATGCTCGGGAGTATTGACTGTATGCATTGGGAGTGGAAGAATTGTTCAGTTGCTTTAAAGGGACAATACACTCGGGCTGATCGCAAGAAACCCACCATAATGTTAGAAGCAGTTGCTTCGTATGACTTGTGGATTTGA
- the LOC139895676 gene encoding ATP-dependent Clp protease ATP-binding subunit CLPT1, chloroplastic-like, whose product MAAQSLSVLSVSPLFTGCCCRSSVNSLFFTPNFINSSSVISSFIGIHLSIQPSNSLRLTSGRYSSIVATVASSPTTLSPEKTTPENSAKWSFRFIKSFGMGELEARKLKFNSTGTEALLMGILAEGTSLAAKLLRESGVTLFKVREETVKLLGKSDMYIFSPEHPPLTEPAQKAIDWAINEKLKSGETGEVTTSHLLLGLWAQKESAAHKIMSTLGFDDDKAKELAKSVSSR is encoded by the exons ATGGCCGCCCAATCTCTTTCAGTACTCTCAGTCTCACCTTTGTTTACCGGTTGCTGTTGTCGGAGTTCTGTCAATTCATTATTCTTCACGCCcaatttcataaattcaagttccgTCATCAGCTCTTTCATCGGAATTCATCTCTCGATCCAGCCGTCGAATTCTCTGCGTCTAACTTCGGGTCGTTACTCATCAATCGTTGCAACGGTAGCTTCTAGTCCTACAACACT TTCACCAGAGAAGACAACTCCTGAGAATTCGGCTAA ATGGTCATTTAGATTTATAAAGTCGTTTGGCATGGGTGAATTAGAAGCTAGGAAGTTGAAGTTTAATAGCACTGGGACCGAGGCCCTGCTAATGGGAATACTGGCCGAGG GAACTAGTTTGGCTGCAAAGCTGTTAAGAGAAAGCGGTGTAACACTTTTCAAAGTTCGAGAGGAAACCGTAAAGTTACTTGGAAAATCAGACATGTACATTTTCAGCCCCGAGCATCCACCACTGACTGAACCAGCTCAAAAGGCCATTGATTGGGCAATTAATGAGAAACTTAAGTCAG GGGAAACGGGAGAAGTGACAACCTCTCACTTGCTTTTGGGACTATGGGCGCAAAAGGAGTCAGCTGCTCACAAGATAATGTCCACACTTGGATTTGATGACGATAAAGCTAAAGAGCTTGCCAAATCTGTAAGTTCAAGATAA